One genomic window of Hydra vulgaris chromosome 03, alternate assembly HydraT2T_AEP includes the following:
- the LOC136078409 gene encoding zinc finger MYM-type protein 1-like, which produces MILSETFCNSIKKPNENIDTRFDEERKINIERNRHIVKTIAEAIFFSVRQCIALRGDQETLSASDNSIKYNQGNFLAALQIIAKHDEILHKHLSHIGISNRNAKYTSPRFQNEIITIIGYDIICSDLIKEIKAATFYSILADEVASHNREEHAFCMRFVDQNKDIREEFSSFLHVPRIAGEVIASTVIQFLQDVNLDLKNIGGQGYDGVANMSSDNVGVQRKIKNESPKAVYVHCSGHCLNLVIARSCSLPNTRDTIAKLKNCCLFYLASPKRKSLLQSIIMKALPDISKPRKSLIDLCRTRWSSRHDSYRHFYQATCYVIIALEYIAYGANKDACGEDFTNVT; this is translated from the coding sequence ATGATTTTGTCAGAGACGTTTTGTAATTCAATCAAGAAGCCAAATGAAAACATTGATACTCGTTTTGATGAAGAAAGAAAGATTAACATAGAAAGGAATCGacatattgtaaaaacaatagCTGAGGCAATCTTTTTCTCCGTAAGACAGTGCATTGCTCTGAGAGGTGATCAAGAAACATTGTCGGCATCTGATAATTCGATAAAATACAACCAGGGTAACTTTTTGGCAGCGCTCCAAATTATTGCAAAGCATGATGAAATTCTACATAAGCATCTTTCCCATATTGGTATCAGTAATCGAAATGCAAAATACACCTCTCCGCGATTTCAAaacgaaattataacaattattgGATACGATATCATCTGTAGTGACTtgattaaagaaataaaagctgCTACGTTCTACAGTATTCTTGCAGACGAGGTGGCTAGCCATAATCGTGAGGAACATGCATTTTGCATGAGATTTGTTGATCAAAACAAAGACATTCGTGAAgaattttcatcttttctccATGTTCCAAGAATCGCCGGAGAAGTCATTGCTAGCACCGTGATTCAATTTCTGCAAGACGTCAATctcgatttaaaaaacattggtGGTCAAGGATACGATGGAGTTGCAAATATGTCCAGTGATAATGTAGGTGTTCAGAGAAAGATAAAGAATGAGTCTCCAAAAGCTGTATATGTCCACTGCAGTGGACATTGCCTTAATCTTGTTATAGCCCGTTCGTGTTCTCTTCCAAATACAAGAGATACCATTGCAAAACTGAAGAACTGTTGTCTGTTTTACCTTGCCAGTCCAAAGCGCAAAAGTCTTCTGCAATCAATCATCATGAAGGCATTACCAGACATTTCCAAACCCAGAAAAAGTCTCATTGACCTATGTAGAACAAGGTGGTCTTCACGGCATGACTCATACAGACATTTTTATCAAGCAACCTGCTACGTAATTATTGCTCTGGAATATATTGCGTATGGTGCGAACAAAGATGCATGCGGAGAAGATTTCACAAATGTTACATAG